In a single window of the Synechococcus sp. HK05 genome:
- a CDS encoding glucose-6-phosphate isomerase, giving the protein MTPTASAPGVDAHSQWQRFCSQLWHNPSLGFWLDVSRMGLDEAVLSSLRPRFKEAFQAMHALEGGAIANADEQRQVGHYWLRNPQLAPDPASGQHIQEEIDRIESFGRDVLSGAIQPAAGDRFTDVLWIGIGGSGLGPLLMIRALQDPGAGLPFHFFDNVDPDGMRRTLASLGERLKTTLVIVVSKSGGTPEPHIGMLQARRAVEAAGGTWIRQAVAVTMLGSRLDQEAEQGDWLARFDMFDWVGGRTSITSAVGLLPGVLIGSDIRAFLAGAAEMDAVTRAATSLDTNPAALLAAAWFHAGGGRGQRDMVVLPYRDRLEVFSRYLQQLVMESLGKKLDRQGNVVHQGIAVYGNKGSTDQHAYVQQLRDGVDNYFVTFIEVLEDPGDIPPLEGENPGDFLDGFLQGTRSALTEEGRFNLSITMQKLDARSLGALIALFERAVGYYGELVNINAYHQPGVEAGKKAAAALLDLQARLEQAMGHKREHTLAELQQLMELPSPEPLYWILRHLCANRRHIAARGDWGQPETLVFTHD; this is encoded by the coding sequence ATGACACCCACCGCTTCCGCCCCCGGCGTTGACGCCCACAGCCAGTGGCAGCGGTTCTGCAGTCAGCTTTGGCATAACCCGAGCCTGGGCTTCTGGCTCGATGTGAGCCGCATGGGCCTGGATGAGGCTGTGCTCAGCAGTCTCAGGCCCCGCTTCAAGGAGGCCTTCCAGGCCATGCATGCGCTCGAGGGCGGCGCGATCGCCAACGCCGACGAGCAGCGGCAGGTGGGGCACTACTGGCTGCGCAATCCGCAGCTGGCTCCCGATCCCGCCAGCGGTCAGCACATCCAGGAGGAGATCGATCGCATCGAGTCCTTCGGCCGCGATGTGTTGAGCGGTGCCATCCAGCCCGCTGCTGGGGATCGCTTCACCGATGTGCTCTGGATCGGGATCGGCGGTTCAGGTCTGGGCCCCCTGCTAATGATTCGCGCGCTGCAGGATCCCGGCGCTGGCCTTCCCTTCCACTTTTTCGACAACGTCGATCCCGACGGCATGCGCCGCACCCTCGCCTCCCTGGGCGAGCGGCTGAAGACCACGCTGGTGATTGTGGTGAGCAAGTCGGGCGGCACGCCTGAACCCCACATCGGCATGCTCCAGGCCCGCCGCGCCGTTGAAGCGGCCGGTGGCACCTGGATTCGTCAGGCGGTTGCTGTGACCATGCTCGGCAGCCGCCTCGATCAGGAGGCCGAGCAGGGCGATTGGCTGGCCCGCTTCGACATGTTCGATTGGGTGGGCGGGCGCACCAGCATCACCAGTGCCGTGGGCCTGCTTCCCGGTGTGTTGATCGGCTCCGACATCCGCGCCTTCCTGGCGGGTGCCGCTGAGATGGATGCCGTCACCCGGGCCGCCACCAGCCTCGACACCAACCCCGCTGCGCTGCTGGCGGCGGCCTGGTTCCATGCCGGGGGTGGTCGGGGCCAGCGCGACATGGTGGTGCTTCCCTACCGGGACCGGCTGGAGGTCTTCAGCCGCTACCTGCAACAGCTGGTGATGGAGAGCCTCGGCAAGAAGCTCGATCGCCAGGGCAACGTGGTGCATCAAGGCATCGCTGTGTACGGCAACAAGGGCTCCACCGACCAGCACGCGTACGTGCAGCAGCTCCGCGACGGCGTGGATAACTACTTCGTGACCTTCATTGAGGTGCTCGAAGATCCCGGCGACATCCCCCCGCTGGAGGGTGAAAACCCCGGTGATTTCCTGGATGGTTTCCTGCAGGGCACCCGCTCAGCCCTCACCGAGGAGGGGCGCTTCAACCTGAGCATCACCATGCAGAAGCTCGATGCCCGCAGCCTTGGCGCTCTGATTGCGCTGTTCGAGCGGGCCGTGGGCTACTACGGCGAACTGGTGAACATCAACGCCTACCACCAGCCTGGCGTGGAAGCTGGCAAGAAAGCGGCGGCGGCGCTGCTTGATCTGCAGGCCCGCCTGGAGCAGGCGATGGGTCACAAGCGCGAGCACACCCTGGCGGAGCTGCAGCAGCTGATGGAACTGCCGTCACCCGAGCCGCTCTACTGGATCCTGCGCCACCTCTGCGCCAATCGCCGCCACATCGCTGCGCGCGGCGACTGGGGCCAGCCCGAAACGCTGGTGTTCACCCACGACTGA
- a CDS encoding N-acetylmuramoyl-L-alanine amidase, protein MGWPAAVAGATALLALAAAALHLVREPVLVPLPEAVQRAKTPAPPQQAAWISPLARQCSSPDRALRERLLTLQRSLPGATRRISIDPSNYGERTGVDAYGNTVDTTPSLVVLHETVYGIGSAINTFTTHHPHDHDQVSYHVLIGEDGQVVQTLDPAKRAFGAGYSAFKGRWDVTNPAMAGSVNNFALHLSLETPLDGEDADAGHSGYSSRQYDALAVVLADWMRRYRIPFDHITTHRHVDLGAERADPRSFDWSALQQRLAAIGALC, encoded by the coding sequence ATGGGATGGCCAGCAGCGGTGGCAGGAGCCACCGCTCTTCTGGCTCTGGCCGCTGCCGCTCTGCATCTGGTCCGTGAGCCGGTGCTGGTGCCGCTGCCTGAGGCTGTTCAGCGTGCGAAGACACCTGCACCTCCGCAGCAGGCGGCCTGGATCAGCCCGTTGGCCCGCCAGTGTTCCAGCCCAGACCGCGCCTTACGCGAACGCCTGCTGACCTTGCAGCGCAGCCTGCCTGGTGCCACCCGCCGCATCAGCATTGATCCAAGCAACTACGGCGAACGCACCGGCGTGGATGCCTACGGCAACACGGTGGACACCACCCCATCGCTGGTGGTGTTGCACGAAACCGTGTACGGCATCGGATCAGCCATCAACACCTTCACCACGCACCATCCCCATGACCACGACCAGGTCAGCTACCACGTGCTGATCGGTGAGGACGGGCAGGTGGTGCAAACCCTCGACCCGGCCAAACGGGCGTTTGGAGCCGGCTACTCCGCGTTCAAGGGCCGTTGGGATGTCACCAATCCCGCGATGGCCGGTTCAGTGAACAACTTCGCGCTGCATCTCAGCCTGGAAACCCCGCTGGATGGCGAGGACGCTGATGCGGGCCACAGCGGTTATTCCAGCCGTCAATACGACGCACTGGCCGTGGTGCTGGCGGATTGGATGCGGCGCTACCGCATCCCGTTCGACCACATCACCACGCACCGCCATGTCGACCTTGGCGCCGAGCGGGCCGACCCCCGCAGCTTCGATTGGTCGGCCCTGCAGCAGCGTCTGGCAGCGATCGGCGCCCTCTGTTGA
- a CDS encoding helicase DnaB — MLSLGSINSSAWLRSGPSPIRERSSLAEQPEADPTTFTAEELKELQRRFGVHGPQPKLAQLFTRGVDQLTPLRSHTVTRLESLRPVVWRESNRTGINPMLLAAILFDEMQHAKPGEDLPLAAHSGLFSTHGPAQLGLSEMVKQGLLREDATPAEVAEARNQLLDPERNVELLAGKMGRLLTLLDQPAAATFDVSQHRSRAKTVATLAYLHNGKLDYPARILRYMQDPELHGLIFGERRKPAPSLI; from the coding sequence ATGCTCAGCTTGGGCAGCATCAACAGCAGCGCCTGGTTGCGCAGCGGCCCGAGCCCCATCCGCGAGCGATCGAGCCTCGCTGAGCAGCCCGAAGCCGACCCCACCACCTTCACCGCTGAAGAACTGAAAGAACTGCAGCGTCGCTTTGGCGTGCACGGCCCGCAGCCCAAGCTGGCCCAACTGTTCACCCGCGGCGTCGATCAGCTCACACCCCTGCGCAGCCACACCGTCACGCGTCTGGAGTCGCTGCGGCCGGTGGTGTGGCGCGAAAGCAACCGCACGGGCATCAACCCAATGCTGCTGGCGGCGATCCTGTTCGACGAAATGCAGCACGCCAAACCAGGGGAAGACCTTCCTCTGGCGGCCCACTCAGGCCTGTTCAGCACCCATGGTCCTGCCCAGTTAGGCCTCAGCGAAATGGTGAAGCAGGGCTTGCTGCGCGAAGACGCCACCCCTGCCGAAGTGGCGGAAGCCCGCAACCAACTGCTCGATCCCGAGCGGAATGTGGAACTGCTCGCTGGCAAGATGGGACGCTTGCTCACGCTGTTGGACCAACCAGCGGCCGCCACCTTCGATGTGAGTCAGCACCGCAGCCGGGCGAAAACGGTGGCCACGCTGGCTTACCTGCACAACGGCAAGCTCGATTACCCGGCCCGGATCCTGCGCTACATGCAGGACCCTGAGCTGCATGGACTGATCTTCGGAGAACGACGCAAGCCAGCTCCTTCTCTGATCTGA
- a CDS encoding peptidylprolyl isomerase has protein sequence MTKAVMVTDAGTIELELFEADAPNTVANFVKLAKDGFYDGLAFHRVIPGFMAQGGCPNSREGARGMAGTGGPGYQIDCEINSQKHQAGTLAMAHAGRNTGGSQFYICHEAQPHLDGVHTVFGHTGNMDVVLALKNGSRINSVTISD, from the coding sequence GTGACCAAAGCCGTGATGGTGACCGACGCCGGCACGATCGAACTGGAGCTGTTCGAAGCCGACGCTCCCAACACTGTGGCCAACTTCGTGAAGCTGGCCAAGGACGGCTTCTATGACGGCCTGGCCTTTCACCGCGTGATCCCTGGCTTTATGGCCCAAGGCGGTTGCCCCAACAGCCGTGAAGGCGCCCGTGGCATGGCCGGCACCGGCGGCCCCGGCTATCAGATCGACTGCGAGATCAACAGCCAGAAGCACCAGGCTGGCACCCTCGCCATGGCCCACGCCGGACGCAACACCGGTGGCTCGCAGTTCTACATCTGCCACGAGGCGCAGCCTCACCTCGATGGCGTGCACACCGTGTTCGGCCACACCGGCAACATGGATGTGGTGCTGGCGCTCAAGAACGGCAGCCGCATCAACAGCGTCACCATCAGCGACTGA
- the argC gene encoding N-acetyl-gamma-glutamyl-phosphate reductase, which produces MASKRVAVIGASGYGGLQTLRLLQGHPELEVSFLGGERSSGKRWSELTPFLPLPGDPVVQSPDPEAIAAAADFAVLSLPNGLASTLVPPLLERGVKVVDLSADYRYSALETWKEVYASEARSFPRNDVELCREAVYGLVEWESERIAAARLVAAPGCFPTASLLALTPLLKQGLIETSGIVIDAKTGTSGGGRAAKEHLLLAEASEGVAPYGVVGHRHTSEIEQLCSRASGHEIALQFTPHLIPMVRGLLATVYGRLRDPGLTAEDLTTLLQAAYRHAPCVQVLPVGTYPSTKWVRQTNRALLSVQVDGRTGQVIVMSAIDNMVKGQAGQGVQCLNLMAGLPAETGLPLLPFYP; this is translated from the coding sequence ATGGCCAGCAAGCGCGTTGCGGTGATCGGCGCCTCCGGGTATGGCGGCTTGCAGACCCTGCGCCTGCTTCAGGGCCATCCGGAGCTGGAGGTGAGCTTCCTGGGCGGTGAGCGCAGCAGCGGCAAACGCTGGAGCGAGCTCACCCCCTTCCTGCCGCTGCCCGGTGACCCGGTGGTGCAAAGCCCCGATCCGGAAGCCATCGCCGCTGCTGCTGATTTCGCGGTGTTGAGCCTGCCTAATGGCCTGGCCTCCACCCTGGTGCCGCCCCTGCTGGAGCGGGGCGTGAAGGTGGTGGATCTCTCCGCCGACTATCGCTACAGCGCGCTCGAGACCTGGAAGGAGGTGTACGCCTCTGAAGCCCGTAGCTTCCCGCGCAACGACGTTGAGCTCTGCCGGGAGGCTGTGTATGGCCTGGTGGAGTGGGAATCCGAGCGCATCGCTGCAGCTCGGCTGGTGGCGGCGCCCGGCTGCTTCCCCACCGCCAGCCTGCTTGCGCTCACACCGCTGCTCAAGCAGGGCCTGATTGAAACCAGCGGCATCGTGATCGATGCCAAGACGGGCACCAGCGGCGGCGGCCGTGCGGCCAAGGAACACCTGCTGCTGGCGGAAGCGTCTGAAGGCGTGGCCCCCTACGGCGTGGTGGGCCATCGCCACACCAGTGAGATTGAACAGCTCTGCAGCCGTGCCTCAGGCCATGAGATCGCATTGCAGTTCACGCCGCACCTGATCCCGATGGTGCGCGGCTTGTTGGCCACGGTGTACGGCCGGCTGCGCGATCCCGGACTTACCGCTGAGGACCTCACCACCCTGCTGCAGGCGGCCTACCGCCATGCACCCTGCGTGCAGGTGCTCCCCGTGGGTACCTATCCCTCCACCAAGTGGGTGCGTCAGACCAACCGTGCCCTGCTGTCGGTTCAGGTGGATGGCCGAACCGGGCAGGTGATTGTGATGAGTGCCATCGACAACATGGTGAAGGGCCAGGCTGGGCAAGGGGTTCAGTGCCTGAATTTGATGGCGGGGCTGCCGGCCGAAACAGGCCTGCCCCTGCTGCCCTTCTATCCCTAG
- the purN gene encoding phosphoribosylglycinamide formyltransferase: MASGSGSNFEALVQACQTGRLAATVCQLVVNNPGCGAEQRAARLGVPCTLHDHRLFPNRDALDQALIASFQAAAVDLVVMAGWMRIVTQALIDAYPQRLVNIHPSLLPSFRGAKAIEQALAAGVQLSGCTAHLVSLEVDTGPILVQAAVPVLSTDSPASLAARIHAQEHQILPLAVQLAAERLGLP; encoded by the coding sequence ATGGCCTCGGGCTCGGGGAGCAACTTTGAGGCGCTGGTGCAGGCCTGCCAAACCGGACGGCTGGCGGCAACCGTGTGTCAGTTGGTGGTGAACAATCCCGGCTGCGGCGCGGAACAGCGCGCCGCGCGACTTGGCGTTCCCTGCACCCTCCACGATCACCGCCTGTTCCCGAATCGCGACGCCCTCGATCAGGCCCTGATCGCCAGCTTCCAAGCTGCTGCCGTGGATCTGGTGGTGATGGCTGGCTGGATGCGGATCGTGACCCAGGCCCTGATCGATGCCTACCCCCAGCGCCTGGTGAATATCCACCCCTCACTGCTGCCGAGCTTCCGCGGCGCGAAGGCGATCGAACAAGCCTTGGCCGCAGGGGTGCAACTCAGCGGCTGCACGGCCCATCTGGTGAGTCTGGAGGTGGATACCGGGCCGATCCTTGTGCAGGCAGCGGTGCCGGTGCTCAGCACCGATTCGCCAGCGAGCCTGGCCGCACGCATCCATGCCCAGGAGCACCAGATCCTGCCCCTCGCGGTGCAACTGGCCGCCGAACGCCTCGGGCTGCCCTAG
- a CDS encoding PDZ domain-containing protein: MVQVHLDLSEPQRHLVSVHIQVQPRLARMRLALPGWTPGSYLIRDYVRLLEGLDAEQGGQPLPLQRLEPAAWLLNCDPSAGPLSLRYRVLATDLTVRTCHLDHEHGFLALAAVVLELEGERWSSYALSCTLPEGWEAFVPLPIAQGSWQARSFDQLLDSPLEAGPHRPLSFVVHGVPHRLVCWAGAAGEEAWLLERHPELLEDLRRVCEACCRLMGVEQPPSHDYLVILHLVDEGYGGLEHDESTVLIYGRRNLEKPNGYRRFLQLVAHEYLHQWNVRRLRPAELTPIDYQRPPVVPSLWFAEGVTSYLDQFLPLSAGLTQPDELLTDLGDDLSRYRLTPGRFVQSLRESSQEAWVKLYKADAYSADSQVSYYLKGAVIALCLDLHLRRCGGSLLLVLRQLWRSHGRWGRGYSEADLITAFAAGAPDLATQLPRWLQDLDDPDLDGYLSSVGLHLEAEMASVPWVGLTTRQESGGLTAARVVRGGPAEQAGVMVGDELVALDQQRLKTPEDWTQALTSERSQTLLITRRSQLRSLCLCPLAPQVERYVLKQVLDPSADQQEAQRRWLQQQPCADPAAVA; encoded by the coding sequence GTGGTTCAGGTCCATCTCGATCTGAGCGAACCCCAGCGGCATCTGGTTTCGGTGCACATCCAGGTGCAGCCCCGCCTGGCGCGGATGCGGCTGGCGCTGCCGGGCTGGACCCCGGGGTCGTATCTGATCCGCGACTACGTGCGGCTTCTGGAGGGGTTGGACGCCGAGCAGGGCGGCCAGCCCCTGCCCCTTCAGCGCCTTGAACCCGCCGCATGGCTGCTGAACTGTGACCCCTCGGCTGGCCCCCTCAGCCTGCGCTACCGGGTGCTGGCCACGGACCTCACCGTGCGCACGTGCCACCTGGATCACGAACACGGCTTCCTGGCCCTGGCCGCTGTGGTGCTCGAGCTGGAAGGCGAGCGCTGGAGTTCCTATGCCCTCAGCTGCACCCTGCCGGAGGGATGGGAGGCCTTTGTTCCCCTCCCCATCGCCCAAGGCAGTTGGCAAGCCCGCAGCTTCGATCAGCTGCTCGATAGCCCGCTGGAGGCTGGGCCGCACCGGCCCCTCTCCTTTGTCGTGCATGGGGTGCCCCATCGGCTCGTGTGCTGGGCCGGAGCAGCGGGCGAGGAGGCCTGGCTGCTGGAGCGTCACCCGGAGCTGCTCGAGGATCTACGGAGGGTGTGCGAAGCCTGTTGCCGCCTGATGGGGGTGGAGCAGCCGCCCTCGCACGACTATCTCGTGATCCTCCATCTGGTGGATGAGGGCTATGGCGGGCTCGAGCACGACGAGAGCACAGTGCTCATCTACGGACGCCGCAATCTGGAGAAGCCCAATGGCTACCGCCGCTTCTTGCAGTTGGTGGCCCATGAGTATCTGCACCAATGGAATGTGCGGCGACTGCGGCCCGCTGAGCTCACGCCGATCGATTACCAACGGCCGCCTGTGGTGCCCAGCCTGTGGTTTGCCGAGGGGGTGACCAGCTACCTCGACCAATTCCTTCCCCTCAGCGCTGGTCTCACCCAGCCCGATGAGCTGCTCACCGACCTCGGCGACGATCTCAGCCGCTACCGCCTCACTCCAGGCCGCTTTGTGCAAAGCCTGCGTGAGAGCAGCCAGGAGGCTTGGGTGAAGCTCTACAAGGCCGATGCCTATTCGGCTGATTCCCAGGTCAGCTACTACCTCAAAGGGGCGGTGATCGCCCTGTGCCTCGATCTGCACCTGCGCCGCTGTGGTGGTTCGTTGCTGCTGGTGTTGCGCCAGCTCTGGCGCAGCCATGGCCGTTGGGGGCGTGGCTACAGCGAAGCAGACCTCATCACAGCCTTTGCCGCCGGTGCACCGGATCTGGCCACCCAGCTCCCGAGATGGCTGCAGGACCTCGACGATCCGGATCTCGATGGCTACCTATCGAGTGTGGGCTTGCATCTGGAGGCAGAGATGGCCAGCGTGCCGTGGGTGGGGCTGACGACGCGTCAGGAGAGCGGTGGCCTCACCGCTGCCCGCGTGGTGCGCGGTGGGCCGGCGGAGCAGGCCGGCGTGATGGTGGGTGATGAGTTGGTGGCCCTCGATCAGCAGCGTCTCAAGACACCAGAGGATTGGACGCAGGCGCTCACCAGCGAACGCAGCCAGACCCTGCTGATTACGCGGCGATCCCAGCTCCGCAGCCTCTGCCTCTGCCCGCTCGCCCCACAGGTGGAGCGTTACGTGCTCAAGCAGGTGCTTGATCCAAGCGCCGATCAACAGGAGGCCCAGCGCCGTTGGCTGCAGCAGCAGCCCTGCGCTGATCCTGCGGCGGTGGCCTAA
- the ribBA gene encoding bifunctional 3,4-dihydroxy-2-butanone-4-phosphate synthase/GTP cyclohydrolase II, giving the protein MSGTPDRTGLYKSVCNPGPAGPPPLNQSAFQFDTIADGLAAIRNGEMVVVVDDENRENEGDLICAAQFATPEQINFMATEARGLICLAMEGERLDALDLPLMVDRNTDSNQTAFTVSVDAGPENGVSTGISAEDRARTIQVAIHPQTRPADLRRPGHIFPLRAKQGGVLKRAGHTEAAVDLARLSGLYPAGVICEIQNADGSMARLQQLVEYARLHGLRLINIADLIRYRLDTERFVRRQAEATLPSAFGQFRAIGFRNELDGSEHVAIVKGQPEQAEGPVLVRVHSECLTGDAFGSLRCDCRPQLEAALRMIEAAGEGVVVYLRQEGRGIGLINKLRAYSLQDGGLDTVEANERLGFPADLRNYGVGAQILSDLGVHRLRLITNNPRKIAGLGGYGLQVEDRVPLVMDPSQHNAAYLQTKQVKLGHLMDTPAGRGPAAVLAWTTSGDENLSSEAKAAHFQELRDWCTAHDLELELEEHSRVLALLNQPDLAVLVASGDAAQLAQVLHTMAGWPQTGSVSLLLAPDSQRTVHPSNTLEAERRPLVELQAKRPQLRVDAGTLMRWS; this is encoded by the coding sequence ATGTCAGGAACGCCAGATCGTACCGGGCTCTATAAAAGTGTCTGCAACCCGGGCCCGGCGGGCCCTCCACCCCTGAACCAGAGCGCATTCCAGTTCGACACCATCGCCGATGGCCTGGCGGCGATTCGCAATGGCGAAATGGTGGTGGTGGTGGATGACGAAAACCGAGAGAACGAGGGTGATCTGATCTGCGCGGCGCAGTTCGCCACACCTGAGCAGATCAATTTCATGGCCACCGAGGCCCGCGGCTTGATCTGCCTGGCGATGGAAGGCGAGCGGCTGGATGCCCTCGACCTGCCGTTGATGGTGGATCGCAACACCGACAGCAACCAAACGGCCTTCACGGTGAGCGTGGATGCGGGCCCCGAAAACGGAGTGAGCACGGGCATCTCGGCTGAAGACCGGGCCCGCACCATCCAGGTGGCGATCCATCCGCAAACACGGCCGGCTGATCTGCGCCGCCCCGGGCACATCTTTCCGTTGCGGGCCAAACAGGGTGGTGTGCTCAAGCGGGCGGGCCACACCGAAGCGGCCGTTGATCTGGCGCGGCTCTCCGGTTTGTATCCGGCTGGAGTGATCTGCGAGATCCAGAACGCCGATGGCTCCATGGCGCGACTCCAGCAGCTCGTCGAGTACGCGCGGCTGCACGGGTTGCGGCTGATCAACATCGCCGACCTGATCCGCTATCGCCTCGACACCGAGCGCTTTGTGCGCCGTCAGGCCGAAGCCACCCTTCCCAGTGCCTTTGGCCAGTTCCGGGCGATCGGCTTTCGCAACGAGCTCGATGGCAGCGAACACGTGGCGATCGTGAAAGGTCAGCCCGAACAGGCTGAAGGTCCCGTGCTGGTGCGGGTGCACAGCGAGTGCCTCACGGGTGATGCCTTCGGATCCCTGCGCTGTGACTGCCGGCCGCAACTGGAGGCGGCGCTGCGGATGATCGAAGCGGCGGGTGAAGGCGTCGTGGTGTATCTGCGGCAGGAAGGGCGCGGCATCGGCCTGATCAACAAGCTGCGGGCCTATTCCCTGCAGGATGGTGGCCTCGACACCGTGGAAGCCAATGAGCGCCTCGGCTTCCCCGCTGATCTGCGCAACTACGGCGTGGGGGCACAAATCCTCAGCGACCTGGGGGTCCACCGACTGCGCCTGATCACCAACAACCCCCGCAAGATCGCGGGCCTCGGCGGCTATGGGCTGCAGGTGGAGGATCGCGTGCCGCTGGTGATGGATCCAAGCCAACACAACGCCGCCTACTTGCAAACCAAACAGGTCAAACTCGGCCATCTCATGGACACACCCGCCGGCCGCGGACCAGCGGCGGTGCTGGCCTGGACCACCTCAGGGGACGAGAACCTCAGCAGCGAAGCCAAAGCGGCCCACTTTCAGGAACTGCGCGACTGGTGCACGGCCCACGATCTTGAACTGGAGCTGGAGGAGCATTCCCGCGTGTTGGCGCTGCTCAATCAGCCTGATCTGGCGGTGTTGGTGGCCAGTGGCGATGCGGCGCAACTGGCGCAGGTGTTGCACACCATGGCCGGCTGGCCTCAAACGGGCAGCGTCAGCCTGCTGCTGGCCCCCGACAGCCAGCGCACGGTGCATCCCAGTAACACCCTGGAAGCGGAGCGACGCCCGCTGGTGGAGCTGCAGGCCAAGCGCCCCCAGCTCCGGGTGGATGCAGGCACGCTGATGCGCTGGAGCTGA
- a CDS encoding S-methyl-5'-thioadenosine phosphorylase: MASPAALNLAEARLGVLGGSGLYAMEGLEDVQELTIDTPFGQPSDSLRLGRLGGMEVVFLARHGRHHTYLPSEVPYRANIWAMRSLGVRWILSPSAVGSLKEEIKPLDMVVPDQFIDRTHDRPKSFFGEGAVAHVALADPFCPSLSRLLADVADSLMPEGRTLHRGGTYLNMEGPAFSTRAESNLYRSWGCSVIGMTNHTEARLAREAEIAYATLAMATDYDCWYAEHDSVTVEMVIGNLRANAALATQIVRTTAERIAVQRPASPAHSALRDALMTPADQVPGATRRNLNLLTEPYWGSFEG, translated from the coding sequence ATGGCTTCTCCCGCAGCGCTGAACCTTGCCGAGGCCCGTCTGGGCGTGCTGGGGGGGAGCGGCCTCTACGCGATGGAGGGGCTGGAGGACGTGCAGGAACTCACGATCGATACGCCCTTTGGCCAGCCTTCCGACAGCCTGCGACTGGGCCGGCTCGGGGGGATGGAGGTGGTGTTCCTGGCGCGGCATGGTCGCCATCACACCTATCTGCCCAGTGAAGTGCCCTACCGGGCCAACATCTGGGCGATGCGCTCCCTTGGGGTGCGCTGGATTCTCTCTCCCTCGGCGGTGGGCTCGCTGAAGGAGGAGATCAAGCCTCTGGACATGGTGGTGCCGGATCAGTTCATCGATCGCACCCACGACCGACCGAAGAGCTTCTTTGGTGAGGGTGCTGTGGCTCATGTGGCCCTCGCTGATCCCTTCTGCCCGAGCCTCAGCCGCCTGCTGGCCGATGTCGCCGACAGCTTGATGCCCGAGGGCCGCACCCTGCACCGCGGCGGCACCTACCTCAACATGGAAGGGCCGGCCTTCTCGACCCGAGCCGAATCAAATCTGTACCGCAGTTGGGGTTGCTCGGTGATCGGCATGACCAATCACACCGAGGCGCGCCTGGCACGCGAGGCCGAGATTGCCTACGCCACCCTCGCCATGGCCACCGACTACGACTGCTGGTATGCCGAACACGACAGCGTGACGGTGGAGATGGTGATCGGCAATCTGCGGGCGAACGCCGCGCTCGCCACCCAGATCGTGCGCACCACCGCTGAGCGGATCGCGGTCCAGCGGCCCGCCAGCCCCGCCCACAGCGCCTTGCGCGATGCCCTGATGACGCCAGCCGATCAAGTGCCCGGCGCGACGCGACGGAACCTGAATCTGCTCACCGAGCCCTACTGGGGGTCATTCGAGGGCTGA
- a CDS encoding DUF1257 domain-containing protein has translation MSHLSILPTVLRDEDVLRQALEDLDLTVIRGGELRGFANQREAVALRVQLPEGIWLGWRQDASGQLALVGDLQQLGRSRSLQHLIGAITRRYAARQALRSLASDLPYATADLAHGLSR, from the coding sequence ATGTCCCATCTCTCCATCCTGCCAACCGTCCTTCGTGATGAGGATGTGTTGCGCCAGGCGCTTGAGGATCTGGATCTCACGGTGATTCGCGGCGGTGAGCTTCGGGGCTTCGCCAATCAACGGGAAGCTGTTGCGTTGCGCGTGCAGTTGCCGGAGGGAATCTGGCTCGGTTGGCGGCAGGATGCCTCCGGCCAGCTGGCGCTGGTGGGTGATCTGCAGCAGCTCGGCCGCTCCCGCTCCCTGCAGCATTTGATCGGTGCCATTACCCGCCGTTACGCAGCCCGCCAGGCGCTGCGCAGCCTGGCCAGCGATCTGCCCTACGCCACGGCTGATCTCGCCCATGGTCTGAGCCGCTGA